In Xiphophorus maculatus strain JP 163 A chromosome 2, X_maculatus-5.0-male, whole genome shotgun sequence, one genomic interval encodes:
- the LOC102222890 gene encoding fatty acid desaturase 2-like, whose protein sequence is MGVGGQQTEAAGVFSWEEVQKHCSRNDRWLVISRKVYNITQWAKRHPGGSHVIGHYAGEDATEAFTAFHPDQKFVQKFLKPLLIGELAATEPSQEGNKNAAIIQDFETLRTQVEKEGLFKAKPLFFCLHLSHILLLEALAWMMVWYWGTSWTLTLLCAVMLATSQAQAGWLQHDFGHLSVFKKSKWNHLVHKFVIGHLKGAAASWWNHLHYNHHAKPNVLSKDPDVNMSGVFVLGSVQPVEYGIKKIKHMPYNHQHQYFFLLGPPLLVPVVFNLQNLNVMISRRSWVDLAWYLFFYIRYFSCYVPLYGFFGSVALNLFVRFLESHWFVWVTQMNHLPMNIDHDKNRDWITMQLQATCNIEKSFFNDWFSGHLNFQIEHHLFPRMPRHNYHLVAPRVRALCDKHGISYQMKTLWRGMTDVVSSLKTSGDLWLDAYLHK, encoded by the exons ATGGGAGTTGGAGGCCAGCAGACTGAGGCTGCAGGTGTTTTCTCCTGGGAGGAGGTCCAGAAGCACTGCAGCAGAAATGACCGGTGGTTGGTCATCAGTCGAAAGGTTTACAACATCACTCAGTGGGCCAAAAGGCACCCAGGAGGATCTCATGTCATCGGCCACTATGCCGGAGAGGATGCTACA gAGGCTTTCACAGCTTTCCATCCTGATCAAAAGTTTGTGCAGAAGTTTCTAAAGCCTCTACTGATTGGAGAGCTGGCGGCGACAGAGCCGAGTCAGGagggaaacaaaaat GCAGCCATCATACAGGATTTTGAAACTTTACGCACCCAGGTGGAGAAGGAAGGACTTTTTAAAGCCAAACCTTTATTCTTCTGCCTTCATCTGAGTCATATCCTGCTACTGGAGGCTCTCGCCTGGATGATGGTATGGTACTGGGGGACAAGCTGGACTCTGACCTTACTGTGCGCTGTCATGTTGGCAACATCTCAA gcGCAGGCTGGATGGCTGCAGCATGACTTCGGTCACCTCTCTGTCTTCAAGAAGTCCAAGTGGAATCACCTGGTCCACAAGTTTGTTATTGGACATTTAAAG GGAGCTGCAGCCAGCTGGTGGAATCACCTGCATTACAATCATCATGCCAAACCAAATGTCCTGAGCAAAGATCCTGATGTCAACATGTCAGGCGTCTTTGTTCTTGGATCTGTTCAACCTGTAGAG TATGGCATAAAGAAGATCAAACACATGCCCTACAATCACCAGCACCAGTACTTCTTTTTAT TGGGGCCGCCTCTTCTCGTCCCAGTCGTCTTCAACCTGCAAAATCTAAACGTCATGATTTCTCGCCGAAGCTGGGTG gATCTGGCTTGGTACTTGTTCTTTTATATTCGATATTTCTCCTGTTACGTGCCCCTATATGGCTTTTTCGGCTCTGTGGCTCTCAACCTCTTTGTTAG gtttttggAGAGTCACTGGTTTGTCTGGGTGACTCAGATGAACCATCTTCCAATGAATATAGATCATGATAAGAACAGAGACTGGATCACTATGCAG ttacAAGCCACATGTAATATAGAGAAGTCCTTTTTCAACGACTGGTTCAGCGGACACCTCAACTTTCAAATCGAACACCA TCTGTTTCCGAGAATGCCGAGGCACAACTACCACCTGGTTGCTCCGAGGGTCCGTGCGCTGTGTGACAAACATGGGATCTCTTACCAGATGAAAACGTTATGGCGAGGCATGACTGATGTCGTCAG TTCACTGAAAACTTCAGGTGATCTCTGGCTTGATGCCTATCTTCATAAATGA